One window from the genome of Breoghania sp. L-A4 encodes:
- a CDS encoding LysR family transcriptional regulator, which produces MDVKDLRLVVALAEHRHFARAAAASSISQPAFSARIRKLEEELGAPIVERAQRFEGFTAEGERVLSWARRILADCDGLIQDMADARDVLSGKLTLGVVPSALPACGWLTGAFAAVHPAVSVTILSRTSIAIQAGLDDYSLEAGVSYLTNEPLRGVRTVPLFTERYCLVGSPDLLARPAGTGISWAAAAALPLCLLSDDMQNRRIVNAAFASVQKAPEPHVVTNSFTGILSNVRTGHFATVLPEAQATNHNLEGLIALPLTTPEITQSVGLIIPDRDPVLPVTKRLIELAENLQHPMRSV; this is translated from the coding sequence ATGGATGTCAAGGATCTTCGTCTCGTCGTGGCGCTTGCGGAGCATCGCCATTTCGCCCGCGCCGCCGCGGCCAGCAGTATCTCTCAACCCGCGTTCTCCGCGCGCATCCGCAAGCTGGAAGAAGAACTCGGCGCGCCGATTGTCGAACGCGCCCAACGTTTTGAAGGTTTCACCGCCGAAGGCGAACGGGTCCTGTCGTGGGCGCGGCGCATCCTCGCCGATTGCGACGGACTGATTCAGGACATGGCCGACGCGCGCGATGTGTTGTCGGGCAAGCTGACCCTTGGCGTGGTGCCCTCTGCGCTGCCGGCCTGCGGTTGGCTGACGGGAGCCTTTGCGGCCGTCCACCCGGCGGTATCGGTGACGATCCTGTCGCGCACCTCGATCGCCATACAGGCGGGACTCGACGACTATTCCCTGGAAGCCGGCGTTTCCTATCTGACCAACGAACCGCTGCGCGGCGTTCGCACGGTGCCATTGTTCACCGAGCGTTATTGCCTCGTCGGCTCGCCGGACTTGCTCGCGCGGCCCGCCGGCACGGGCATTAGCTGGGCGGCGGCGGCGGCCTTGCCATTGTGCCTGCTCAGCGATGACATGCAGAACCGCCGCATCGTCAATGCGGCCTTCGCCTCGGTCCAGAAGGCGCCTGAGCCGCACGTGGTTACCAATTCCTTCACCGGCATTCTCAGCAATGTGCGCACGGGCCATTTCGCGACTGTGCTGCCGGAAGCCCAGGCGACCAATCATAATCTCGAGGGGCTGATCGCTCTGCCGCTGACGACGCCGGAGATAACCCAGAGCGTCGGCCTGATCATTCCCGACCGTGACCCGGTCCTGCCCGTCACGAAGCGTCTGATCGAACTCGCCGAAAACCTGCAGCACCCGATGCGATCAGTTTGA
- the pyrF gene encoding orotidine-5'-phosphate decarboxylase has protein sequence MPATLPSFKPETATDRLILPLDVATVEEARAIVQETKGVVGVYKVGMQLQFAGGLPFAEELAREGHRVFLDVKLLDIDNTVQKAVENIIRMGMHFVTIHAYPKTMRAAVAGRGEAPVCLLGVTVLTSMDTEDMKAAGYNGDVEELVKTRTIAARAAGMGGIVCSPLEVGQLRELAGPDMVLVTPGIRPAGSDAGDQKRIMTPGEAIAAGSDYLVIGRPITQAADRRAAAQAVVAEIEAAL, from the coding sequence ATGCCAGCCACACTGCCCTCGTTCAAGCCCGAGACCGCAACCGACCGGCTGATCCTGCCGCTCGATGTGGCCACCGTTGAAGAAGCCCGCGCGATCGTTCAGGAAACCAAAGGCGTCGTCGGCGTCTACAAGGTGGGCATGCAATTGCAGTTCGCCGGCGGCCTGCCGTTCGCCGAGGAACTGGCGCGCGAGGGGCACAGGGTGTTTCTCGATGTAAAGCTTCTGGACATCGATAACACGGTGCAGAAGGCGGTCGAGAACATCATCCGGATGGGCATGCATTTCGTCACCATCCACGCCTATCCCAAGACCATGCGCGCGGCCGTCGCCGGCCGGGGCGAGGCCCCTGTCTGCCTGCTCGGCGTCACGGTGCTGACCTCCATGGACACCGAGGACATGAAGGCGGCCGGTTATAACGGCGATGTCGAGGAACTGGTCAAGACGCGCACCATTGCCGCAAGAGCCGCCGGCATGGGCGGCATCGTCTGCTCGCCGCTGGAAGTCGGCCAGCTGCGGGAACTCGCCGGCCCCGACATGGTGCTGGTCACCCCAGGCATCCGCCCCGCTGGCTCGGATGCGGGCGATCAGAAGCGTATCATGACGCCGGGCGAGGCGATTGCAGCCGGCTCGGACTATCTCGTCATCGGCCGTCCGATCACGCAAGCCGCCGACCGCCGCGCGGCGGCGCAGGCCGTCGTCGCCGAGATCGAAGCCGCGCTTTAG
- the fdhF gene encoding formate dehydrogenase subunit alpha, which translates to MTTQGITFSLNGRDVVAEPGETIWQVAKREGVAIPHLCHKDSPGYRSDGNCRACMVEVEGERTLAASCIRTPSEGMVVKSEGERTEKARAMVFELLMADQPKRDESPDPDSDFWTWSDRVGVSASRYAPGQAKPRDISHPAMAVNLDACISCGLCERACREVQVNDVIGMSYRGGHTVPTFDLNDPMGLSTCVACGECVQACPTGALFEKTLMDAEAKKRTVWADYTVDSVCPYCGVGCQTKVSVKNAKIVQVDGRDGPANENRLCVKGRFGYDYVRHPHRLTEPLIRRDDAPKDAFAEMDPGNPYEVFRKATWEEALARAASGLKTLADEDGGKAIAGFGSAKGSNEEAYLFQKLIRQGFGTNNVDHCTRLCHASSVAALMEGVGSGAVSAPFTAAEDADCIIVIGARPEQNHPVAATYLKQAAKRGAELIVMDPRGQELMRHATHSLRFKPGTDVALLNAMLNVIVTEKLYDEQYIQAHADGFEALKEKIVEFSPEEMEPVCGISADEIRTVARKYATSPRSIIFWGMGVSQHVHGTDNARCLIALALTTGQVGRPGTGLHPLRGQNNVQGASDAGLIPMLYPDYRSVEDINIRGEFEDAWGRPLDAKRGLTVVEIIDAIHDGEIRGMYVMGENPAMSDPDQLHARSALAKLDHLVVQDIFLTETAWHADVILPSSAHAEKLGTFTNTNRQVQIGRPVLPLPGNARQDWELIVELANRVGLDWRYKKGVSDVYEEMRGHMASLDNIPWSRVESEGSVTYPADSEDKPGNEIIFTDTFPTADGRARIVPAAVTPPDELPDETYPLVLTTGRMLEHWHTGSMTRRSETLDALEPEPVAAMNPREIERQGLGVGDMITVSTRRGAISLTLRSDREVADGMIFIPFCFFEAPANRLTNPQLDPFGKIPEFKFCAARVDAMPAVAAE; encoded by the coding sequence ATGACCACCCAGGGAATCACCTTTTCTCTCAACGGCCGCGACGTTGTCGCCGAGCCCGGGGAAACCATCTGGCAAGTGGCCAAGCGCGAAGGCGTCGCCATCCCGCATCTGTGCCACAAGGATTCGCCCGGCTACCGTTCGGACGGCAACTGCCGCGCCTGCATGGTGGAAGTGGAAGGCGAACGCACGCTGGCCGCATCCTGCATCCGCACGCCGTCCGAGGGCATGGTGGTGAAGAGCGAGGGCGAGCGCACCGAAAAGGCGCGCGCCATGGTCTTCGAGCTGCTGATGGCCGACCAGCCCAAGCGCGACGAGAGCCCCGATCCGGACAGCGATTTCTGGACATGGTCGGACCGGGTCGGCGTCTCCGCCTCCCGTTACGCGCCCGGTCAGGCAAAGCCGCGCGACATCTCCCACCCCGCCATGGCCGTGAACCTGGACGCCTGCATCTCGTGCGGGCTGTGTGAGCGCGCCTGCCGCGAAGTGCAGGTCAACGATGTCATCGGCATGAGCTATCGCGGCGGCCACACGGTGCCGACCTTCGATCTCAACGATCCGATGGGTCTGTCGACCTGCGTCGCCTGCGGCGAATGCGTTCAGGCATGCCCCACCGGCGCGCTGTTCGAGAAAACCCTGATGGACGCCGAGGCCAAGAAGCGCACCGTCTGGGCGGATTACACCGTCGACAGCGTCTGCCCCTATTGCGGCGTCGGCTGCCAGACCAAGGTGTCCGTAAAGAACGCCAAGATCGTTCAGGTCGACGGCCGCGACGGCCCGGCCAACGAGAACCGGCTCTGCGTCAAGGGCCGCTTCGGCTACGATTATGTGCGCCATCCGCACCGCCTGACCGAGCCGCTGATCCGCCGCGACGACGCGCCCAAGGATGCCTTCGCGGAAATGGACCCCGGCAACCCTTACGAGGTGTTCCGCAAGGCGACCTGGGAAGAGGCTTTGGCGCGCGCGGCATCAGGTCTCAAGACCCTCGCTGACGAGGATGGTGGCAAGGCGATCGCCGGCTTCGGCTCCGCCAAGGGCTCCAACGAGGAAGCCTATCTGTTCCAGAAGCTGATCCGTCAGGGGTTCGGCACCAACAACGTGGATCACTGCACCCGCCTGTGCCACGCATCGTCCGTGGCCGCGCTGATGGAAGGCGTGGGGTCGGGCGCTGTGTCCGCGCCGTTCACCGCGGCCGAGGATGCGGATTGCATCATCGTCATCGGCGCGCGGCCCGAGCAGAACCATCCCGTCGCCGCCACCTATCTCAAGCAGGCGGCCAAGCGCGGTGCCGAGTTGATCGTCATGGATCCGCGCGGCCAGGAGCTGATGCGCCACGCGACCCATTCGCTGCGCTTCAAGCCGGGCACGGACGTGGCGCTGCTCAATGCCATGCTGAACGTCATCGTCACGGAGAAGCTCTACGACGAGCAGTACATCCAGGCGCACGCCGACGGCTTCGAGGCGCTGAAGGAGAAGATCGTCGAGTTCTCTCCCGAGGAAATGGAGCCGGTCTGCGGCATCTCCGCCGACGAGATTCGCACCGTGGCGCGCAAATACGCCACCTCGCCGCGCTCGATCATCTTCTGGGGCATGGGCGTGTCGCAGCACGTGCACGGCACCGACAACGCCCGCTGCCTGATCGCGCTGGCGCTGACCACCGGCCAGGTCGGCCGTCCTGGCACCGGCCTGCACCCGCTGCGCGGCCAGAACAACGTCCAGGGCGCATCTGACGCCGGCCTGATCCCGATGCTCTATCCGGACTACCGCTCGGTCGAGGACATCAACATCCGCGGCGAGTTCGAGGATGCCTGGGGCCGGCCGCTGGATGCCAAGCGTGGCCTGACCGTCGTGGAGATCATCGACGCGATCCACGATGGCGAGATCCGAGGCATGTATGTGATGGGCGAGAACCCGGCGATGTCGGATCCCGACCAACTGCACGCGCGCTCGGCGCTCGCCAAGCTCGACCATCTGGTGGTGCAGGACATCTTCCTCACCGAGACGGCCTGGCACGCAGACGTGATCCTGCCGTCATCCGCACATGCGGAGAAGCTCGGCACCTTCACCAACACGAACCGTCAGGTGCAGATCGGCCGTCCGGTGCTGCCGCTGCCAGGCAACGCGCGTCAGGATTGGGAACTGATCGTCGAACTGGCCAACCGCGTCGGCCTCGACTGGCGCTACAAGAAGGGCGTTTCCGACGTTTACGAGGAAATGCGCGGGCACATGGCGTCGCTCGACAACATCCCGTGGTCACGGGTGGAAAGCGAAGGCTCGGTCACCTATCCGGCGGATTCCGAGGACAAGCCGGGCAACGAGATCATCTTCACCGACACCTTCCCCACGGCCGACGGCCGCGCCCGCATCGTTCCCGCCGCGGTGACGCCGCCCGACGAGCTGCCGGACGAGACCTATCCGCTGGTGCTCACCACCGGCCGCATGCTCGAGCATTGGCACACGGGCTCCATGACACGCCGGTCCGAGACGCTCGACGCACTTGAGCCGGAGCCCGTCGCGGCCATGAACCCGCGCGAGATCGAACGTCAGGGATTGGGCGTCGGCGACATGATCACCGTGTCCACCCGGCGCGGCGCGATCTCATTGACGCTGCGCTCCGACCGCGAAGTGGCCGACGGGATGATCTTCATTCCCTTCTGCTTCTTCGAGGCCCCGGCCAACCGGCTCACCAACCCGCAGCTCGATCCCTTCGGCAAGATCCCGGAGTTCAAGTTCTGCGCGGCGCGCGTGGACGCGATGCCCGCCGTGGCGGCGGAGTAG
- a CDS encoding glucose 1-dehydrogenase, protein MDLGGMLAGRSILITGASSGIGAHFAKTCARCGARVAIAARRTDRLEALRAALEQAGAAEVLAVALDVSDEASIETCMQTVFNAFGGLDVLVNNAGTARDGLSVDQSVEDFDAVMDVNLRGVWLTAMAAARRWRETGSGGAIINIASILGLRVAPGVVPYAISKAGVVQMTKGLAGELARFNIRVNAIAPGYFDTEINRAFFKTPRAEVMIKRIPMRRIGRLAELDAPFLLLATDAGSYINGAVIPVDGGHLVSAL, encoded by the coding sequence ATGGATCTGGGAGGCATGCTGGCCGGGCGCAGCATTTTGATCACCGGCGCGTCCAGCGGTATTGGCGCGCATTTCGCAAAAACCTGCGCGCGCTGCGGCGCGCGTGTCGCCATTGCCGCGCGCCGCACCGACAGGCTCGAGGCATTGCGCGCGGCGCTTGAGCAGGCGGGCGCGGCCGAGGTCCTGGCCGTGGCGCTGGATGTGAGCGACGAGGCATCGATCGAAACGTGCATGCAGACGGTTTTCAACGCCTTCGGCGGGCTCGATGTGCTGGTCAACAACGCCGGGACCGCCCGTGACGGGCTATCCGTGGATCAGAGCGTCGAGGATTTCGACGCGGTAATGGACGTCAACCTGCGCGGCGTATGGCTGACGGCCATGGCGGCGGCGCGGCGCTGGCGGGAGACCGGCTCGGGCGGCGCCATCATCAATATCGCCTCCATCCTCGGCCTTCGGGTCGCTCCGGGCGTTGTGCCCTATGCCATCTCCAAGGCCGGTGTCGTGCAGATGACCAAGGGCCTGGCCGGCGAACTCGCCCGTTTCAACATTCGGGTCAACGCCATCGCCCCGGGCTACTTCGACACCGAGATCAACCGCGCGTTTTTCAAGACGCCGCGCGCCGAGGTGATGATCAAGCGCATCCCGATGCGCCGCATCGGCCGGCTTGCGGAGCTGGACGCGCCCTTCCTGCTGCTGGCGACGGATGCGGGCTCCTACATCAACGGCGCGGTGATTCCCGTGGACGGCGGCCATCTGGTCAGCGCCTTGTAA
- the hisB gene encoding imidazoleglycerol-phosphate dehydratase HisB has protein sequence MRTASISRTTKETDISVSVSLDGTGAYDVATGVGFLDHMIEQLARHSLIDITVRATGDTHIDFHHTTEDVGIALGQALREALGDMTGITRYGDVHLVMDEAMTRCGVDVSGRPFLVWQVEFRTPKVGDFDTELFEEFFRAFAMNAGITLHVTNLYGSNSHHIAETCFKAVARALRTAVEPDPRQTGRVPSTKGQLGG, from the coding sequence ATGCGCACGGCTTCGATTTCGCGCACGACCAAGGAAACCGACATTTCCGTCAGCGTCTCGCTGGACGGCACGGGCGCCTATGATGTGGCGACCGGGGTTGGTTTCCTCGACCACATGATCGAGCAGCTGGCGCGGCATTCGCTGATCGACATCACGGTGCGCGCGACCGGCGACACGCATATCGATTTCCACCACACCACGGAAGACGTGGGCATCGCGCTCGGCCAGGCCCTGCGCGAGGCGCTGGGCGACATGACAGGCATCACCCGCTATGGCGACGTGCATCTGGTGATGGACGAGGCAATGACCCGCTGCGGCGTCGACGTTTCCGGCCGCCCGTTCCTGGTGTGGCAGGTGGAATTTCGGACGCCCAAGGTCGGCGACTTCGACACCGAGCTGTTCGAGGAGTTTTTCCGCGCGTTTGCGATGAACGCCGGCATCACCCTGCATGTGACCAATCTCTATGGCTCCAACAGCCATCACATCGCCGAGACCTGCTTCAAGGCCGTGGCACGTGCCTTGCGCACCGCCGTGGAGCCCGATCCGCGCCAGACGGGCCGCGTTCCGTCCACCAAGGGTCAACTGGGCGGCTGA
- a CDS encoding NADH-ubiquinone oxidoreductase-F iron-sulfur binding region domain-containing protein: MLKNGAKRRDNSKPKGRPLDLTALYDVETLLGEEARTPDLLIEHLHKLQDKFGCLHARHLRALADAMRLSQAEVFEVASFYHHFDIVTEDGTAPAPLTVRVCDSLSCALAGGEALAERLEGLCDSQNVRVQRVPCIGRCQHAPAAQVGKRAVDVADEGKIISTIAAGDTTPEIPAYTDLAAYQADGGYALLKAVKAGEHTVESLIELMSDAGLRGLGGAGFPVGRKWSIVREQPSPRLMTVNADEGEPGTFKDRAYLESDPHRMLEGALIAANVVGAQRIYIYLRDEYPAAHEILTREIAALDAAGLTKEIGIDLRRGAGAYICGEESAMIESIEGKRGLPRNRPPYIAQVGLFGRPTLNHNVETLFWIRDIVQKGADWFASQGRRDHKGLRSFSVSGRVKNPGVKLAPAGITVLELIEEFCGGMADGHAFKGYLPGGASGGILPASLGDIPLDFGTLEKHGSFVGSHAVVILSDKDDMRQAALNLMRFFKHESCGQCTPCRSGTEKMVDLLASGNWDKDLIHDLEQVMRDASICGLGQAASNPVRTVMTFFAKEGM; this comes from the coding sequence ATGCTCAAAAATGGCGCGAAGCGCCGGGATAATTCGAAACCGAAAGGCCGGCCACTTGACCTGACCGCGCTTTACGATGTCGAAACCCTGCTTGGTGAGGAGGCCCGCACGCCCGATCTGCTGATTGAGCATCTGCACAAGCTCCAGGACAAGTTTGGCTGCTTGCATGCCCGCCACCTGCGCGCGCTCGCTGATGCGATGCGTCTGTCGCAGGCCGAGGTGTTCGAGGTCGCCAGCTTCTACCACCATTTCGACATCGTCACCGAAGACGGCACGGCGCCGGCGCCGCTGACCGTCCGCGTCTGCGATTCGCTCTCCTGCGCGCTGGCCGGAGGTGAGGCGCTCGCCGAAAGGCTCGAGGGCCTGTGCGACAGCCAGAACGTGCGCGTGCAGCGGGTGCCGTGCATCGGCCGGTGTCAGCACGCACCTGCGGCGCAGGTCGGCAAACGCGCGGTCGACGTGGCCGACGAAGGCAAGATCATCTCCACCATCGCGGCCGGCGATACCACGCCGGAGATTCCCGCCTACACCGACCTCGCGGCCTATCAGGCGGACGGCGGCTATGCGCTGCTGAAGGCCGTCAAGGCCGGCGAGCACACGGTGGAAAGTCTCATCGAGCTGATGTCGGACGCGGGCCTGCGCGGACTTGGCGGCGCGGGCTTTCCCGTGGGCCGCAAGTGGTCCATCGTGCGCGAGCAGCCCAGCCCGAGGCTGATGACGGTCAACGCCGACGAGGGAGAGCCCGGCACCTTCAAGGACCGCGCCTATCTGGAAAGCGATCCGCACCGCATGCTGGAAGGCGCGCTGATCGCCGCCAATGTGGTCGGCGCGCAGCGCATCTACATCTATCTGCGCGACGAATATCCGGCCGCCCACGAGATCCTGACACGCGAGATCGCGGCGCTCGATGCCGCGGGCCTGACCAAGGAGATCGGCATCGATCTGCGGCGCGGCGCGGGCGCCTACATCTGCGGCGAGGAATCCGCGATGATCGAATCGATCGAGGGCAAGCGTGGCCTGCCACGCAACCGGCCGCCCTATATCGCGCAAGTGGGCCTGTTCGGCCGCCCGACCCTGAACCACAACGTCGAGACCCTGTTCTGGATTCGCGACATCGTGCAGAAGGGCGCGGATTGGTTCGCAAGCCAGGGACGCCGCGACCACAAGGGCCTGCGGTCCTTCTCGGTTTCAGGCCGCGTGAAGAACCCCGGCGTCAAGCTGGCCCCGGCCGGCATCACGGTGCTCGAACTGATCGAGGAATTCTGCGGCGGCATGGCCGATGGCCACGCCTTCAAGGGCTATCTGCCCGGCGGCGCGTCCGGTGGCATCCTGCCGGCGTCGCTCGGCGACATCCCACTCGATTTCGGCACGCTGGAAAAGCATGGCTCCTTTGTCGGCTCGCACGCTGTCGTCATCCTGTCCGACAAGGACGACATGCGGCAGGCGGCGCTCAACCTGATGCGCTTCTTCAAGCACGAGAGCTGCGGCCAATGCACGCCGTGCCGCTCCGGCACCGAGAAAATGGTCGACCTGCTGGCCAGCGGCAACTGGGACAAGGACCTGATTCACGATCTGGAACAGGTGATGCGCGACGCCTCGATCTGCGGCCTCGGCCAGGCAGCGTCGAACCCGGTCCGAACCGTCATGACGTTTTTCGCCAAGGAGGGCATGTGA
- a CDS encoding acyl-CoA dehydrogenase family protein gives MDFTLDPHHDALRTQVRAFVDEHIIPLEADKANFDEFENIRLELRDQLRAKAKAAGLWAPQMAKTRGGLGLPMIGQAAFYEEANRSIFGPSAFNCAAPDDGNMRLLEMVGTDDQRERWLQPIVDGEVNSSFVMTEPHPGGGSDPGMIQTRAERHGNVWRIYGRKWFISGAAIAKHFILMARTSTDPNETRKHLTAFLFHRDQPGWRIVRRIDNMGPDEHGGVCELEFDGLEISDRDRLMQVGDGLKVTQIRLGPARLTHCMRWLGLSKRCMEITQDYVSTREGFGVKLGARESVQTALGELAHDIQIGRLLVMHAAWKLDGGDRARKEVSSAKIHVADTLHKAADTGIQLNGARGYSNDTVLEWIYRYARCARLVDGASEVHKMVLARAYDAEGGDFWQWGA, from the coding sequence ATGGACTTCACGCTCGATCCCCATCACGACGCGCTGCGCACGCAGGTCCGCGCATTCGTCGATGAGCACATCATCCCGCTGGAAGCGGACAAGGCGAATTTCGACGAGTTCGAGAATATTCGCCTGGAGCTGCGAGACCAGTTGCGCGCCAAGGCAAAGGCGGCCGGGCTGTGGGCGCCGCAGATGGCCAAGACGCGTGGCGGTCTCGGTCTGCCGATGATCGGCCAGGCGGCGTTCTACGAGGAAGCCAACCGGTCGATTTTCGGCCCCTCCGCCTTCAATTGCGCCGCACCCGACGACGGCAACATGCGCCTTCTTGAAATGGTCGGGACCGATGACCAGAGGGAACGCTGGCTGCAGCCAATCGTCGACGGGGAGGTCAATTCCTCCTTCGTGATGACGGAGCCTCATCCCGGCGGCGGCTCGGATCCCGGCATGATTCAAACCCGCGCGGAACGCCACGGCAACGTGTGGAGAATTTATGGCCGCAAGTGGTTCATCTCGGGCGCCGCGATCGCCAAGCACTTCATCTTGATGGCGCGCACCAGCACGGACCCGAACGAGACGCGCAAGCACTTGACAGCTTTCCTGTTTCACCGCGACCAACCTGGCTGGCGCATCGTGCGGCGGATCGACAACATGGGGCCGGATGAGCACGGCGGCGTCTGCGAGCTGGAATTCGACGGGCTGGAGATTTCGGACCGTGATCGGCTGATGCAGGTCGGTGACGGCTTGAAGGTGACGCAAATCCGCCTGGGGCCGGCGCGCCTGACCCATTGCATGCGCTGGCTGGGGCTTTCCAAGCGGTGCATGGAGATCACTCAGGACTATGTCTCCACTCGTGAGGGCTTCGGTGTGAAACTTGGCGCGCGCGAATCCGTCCAGACGGCGCTCGGCGAGCTCGCGCACGACATCCAGATCGGCCGCCTGTTGGTGATGCATGCCGCCTGGAAGCTCGATGGGGGCGACCGCGCCCGAAAAGAAGTGTCCAGCGCCAAGATCCACGTGGCCGACACGCTGCACAAGGCTGCGGACACCGGTATCCAGCTCAACGGCGCACGAGGCTATTCCAACGACACGGTGCTCGAATGGATCTATCGTTATGCACGGTGTGCGCGTCTCGTGGATGGCGCTTCCGAGGTGCACAAGATGGTGCTGGCGCGCGCCTATGACGCGGAAGGCGGCGACTTCTGGCAATGGGGCGCCTGA
- a CDS encoding DUF2628 domain-containing protein has product MTIHTVMCPPPSGDETRDAERIVFIKEGFCWPALFFSLIWLLWHRMWLVLVGYLAIEAVLLVAGALIGGPAGGVLSALFAVLFALEANALRRWTLERGGWEFAGVVSGANLAECETRFFHHWVEAGAHRAPQPLAPETRRAQAPNEDVLGLFPAPENAR; this is encoded by the coding sequence ATGACCATCCACACTGTCATGTGTCCGCCGCCGTCCGGTGACGAGACCCGGGACGCGGAACGGATTGTCTTCATCAAGGAAGGCTTCTGCTGGCCGGCGCTGTTCTTTTCCCTGATCTGGCTGCTGTGGCACCGGATGTGGCTGGTGCTCGTGGGCTATCTCGCGATCGAAGCCGTCTTGCTGGTCGCCGGCGCGCTGATCGGCGGCCCCGCGGGTGGCGTGCTCTCGGCGCTTTTCGCCGTGCTCTTCGCGCTGGAGGCCAACGCCTTGCGCCGCTGGACGCTGGAAAGAGGCGGCTGGGAATTCGCGGGTGTCGTGTCCGGCGCCAATCTGGCGGAATGCGAGACGCGGTTCTTTCATCATTGGGTGGAAGCGGGAGCCCATCGCGCGCCGCAGCCTTTGGCCCCTGAGACACGCCGCGCGCAGGCGCCGAACGAGGATGTATTGGGCCTGTTTCCGGCTCCGGAGAATGCGCGATGA
- the hisH gene encoding imidazole glycerol phosphate synthase subunit HisH — protein sequence MSVAIIDYGSGNLRSATKAFERAARETGLFPQVRLTADPDVVAASDRIVLPGVGAFADCKRGLAAVDGMVDALTEAVIARGKPFLGICVGMQLMATRGLEHEVAQGLGWIPGDVIAMKLSDPALKIPHMGWNTIDTRPHPVLDGIETGERGKHAYFVHSYHLAADDPAHVLASFEYGGTFTAMVGRDNMIGTQFHPEKSQHLGLSLIANFLKWAP from the coding sequence ATGAGCGTGGCGATTATCGATTACGGCTCGGGGAATCTGCGCTCGGCCACCAAGGCGTTCGAGCGCGCGGCGCGCGAGACCGGCCTGTTTCCTCAGGTGCGGCTGACGGCGGACCCGGATGTGGTGGCCGCCAGCGACCGCATCGTGCTGCCGGGTGTGGGCGCTTTCGCCGATTGCAAACGGGGTTTGGCTGCGGTCGACGGAATGGTCGATGCGCTCACCGAGGCGGTGATCGCCAGGGGCAAACCGTTCCTGGGCATCTGCGTCGGCATGCAACTGATGGCGACACGCGGCCTCGAGCATGAAGTGGCGCAAGGACTTGGCTGGATCCCCGGCGATGTCATCGCGATGAAACTCTCCGACCCCGCGCTGAAAATCCCGCACATGGGCTGGAACACCATCGATACGCGTCCGCACCCGGTGCTTGACGGCATCGAGACGGGCGAGCGCGGCAAGCACGCCTATTTCGTGCATTCCTATCATCTGGCGGCAGATGACCCCGCGCATGTGCTCGCAAGCTTCGAGTACGGCGGCACCTTCACCGCCATGGTCGGACGCGACAACATGATCGGCACTCAGTTCCACCCGGAAAAGAGCCAGCATCTGGGCCTGTCGCTGATCGCCAATTTCCTGAAATGGGCGCCGTGA
- the hisA gene encoding 1-(5-phosphoribosyl)-5-[(5-phosphoribosylamino)methylideneamino]imidazole-4-carboxamide isomerase, whose product MILFPAIDLKNGQCVRLKLGDMDQATVFNDDPGAQARAFQDQGFEWLHVVDLDGAFAGESRNGAAVDAILKATSNPVQLGGGIRTMAHIDAWLEKGVARVILGTVAVRDPQLVKQACKTYPGRVAVGIDAKGGKVAVEGWAETSELTAIDLAKRFEDAGVAAIIYTDIERDGILKGLNIASTLELANAVSIPVIASGGLASIDDIKRLIEPDCDILEGAITGRALYDGRLDPKEAMDMIRASREAV is encoded by the coding sequence ATGATCCTCTTTCCCGCCATCGACCTCAAGAACGGCCAGTGCGTGCGCCTGAAGCTCGGCGATATGGACCAGGCGACCGTCTTCAACGATGATCCAGGCGCCCAGGCCCGTGCGTTCCAGGACCAGGGATTCGAGTGGCTGCATGTGGTCGATCTCGACGGCGCGTTTGCCGGAGAGAGCCGTAATGGCGCGGCCGTTGACGCAATTCTCAAGGCGACGAGCAATCCGGTGCAGCTCGGCGGCGGCATCCGCACGATGGCGCATATCGACGCGTGGCTGGAAAAGGGCGTGGCCCGGGTGATCCTGGGCACCGTCGCCGTGCGCGATCCCCAATTGGTCAAGCAAGCCTGCAAGACATATCCCGGCCGCGTCGCCGTGGGCATCGACGCCAAGGGCGGCAAGGTGGCGGTGGAAGGCTGGGCGGAAACGTCGGAACTCACCGCCATCGATCTCGCGAAACGCTTCGAGGACGCAGGCGTCGCCGCGATCATCTACACCGACATCGAGCGAGACGGCATCCTCAAGGGGCTGAATATTGCCTCCACTCTGGAGCTGGCCAACGCCGTCTCGATCCCCGTCATCGCCTCGGGCGGCCTTGCCTCCATCGACGACATCAAGCGGCTGATCGAGCCCGATTGCGATATTCTCGAGGGCGCGATCACCGGCCGCGCGCTCTATGACGGCCGTCTCGATCCCAAGGAAGCCATGGACATGATCCGCGCCAGCCGGGAGGCTGTCTGA